In Tachysurus fulvidraco isolate hzauxx_2018 chromosome 1, HZAU_PFXX_2.0, whole genome shotgun sequence, a single window of DNA contains:
- the slx1b gene encoding structure-specific endonuclease subunit SLX1, with the protein MVVEVESFYGVYMLYCKNPKFKGRIYIGFTVNPERRIVQHNAGRHKGGAKRTSGRGPWEMVLIIHGFPSDIAALRFEWAWQHPHISRRLSHVTRRTRKESSLQFHWRILSNMLRVAPWSRLPLTVRWLRQEYHMEFEPQLQPPLHVPLAFGCVRAKKKQQHEDKEQEENQLDQCLLCRGIVQTSERLSCFHPSCKMVCHLICLAKHFLKSDPAHLLPVEAECPGCHHSVLWGNLIRHKNGCYGDLEEYASNSSQSHWADELQI; encoded by the exons ATGGTTGTGGAGGTGGAGAGTTTTTATGGGGTTTATATGTTGTACTGTAAAAACCCCAAATTTAAGGGGCGCATTTACATCGGATTCACTGTGAACCCCGAGCGGAGAATCGTGCAGCACAACGCAGGGAGACACAAAGGAGGAGCCAAGAGGACCAGCGGGAGAGGACCTtg GGAGATGGTGCTTATCATCCATGGCTTTCCATCTGATATTGCTGCCCTAAGG TTTGAGTGGGCATGGCAACACCCACACATCTCTCGCAGGCTTTCCCATGTGACCAGGCGTACACGTAAGGAGTCCAGCCTGCAGTTTCATTGGCGCATTCTATCCAACATGTTGCGGGTGGCGCCGTGGAGTCGTCTCCCCCTCACTGTGCGCTGGCTGAGGCAGGAATACCATATGGAGTTTGAGCCACAGCTGCAGCCGCCTCTGCACGTCCCTCTTGCTTTCGGCTGTGTTCGTGCTAAGAAGAAACAACAGCATGAAGACAAGGAGCAAGAGGAGAACCAGCTGGACCAGTGTCTACTATGTAGAGGGATTGTGCAG ACTTCGGAGAGACTGTCTTGCTTCCATCCTTCCTGTAAGATGGTCTGTCATCTGATTTGCTTGGCAAAACATTTCTTGAAGTCAGACCCGGCTCACCTTCTCCCCGTAGAGGCCGAGTGTCCTGGCTGCCATCACTCAGTGCTGTGGGGGAACTTGATTCGACATAAAAACGGCTGCTATGGCGACCTTGAAGAGTATGCTTCAAATTCTTCTCAG AGTCATTGGGCAGATGAGTTGCAAATATGA
- the zgc:112271 gene encoding bolA-like protein 2 produces the protein MAITMDHIREKLIAEIGAIHVDVEDTSPNRCATSFKVLVVSPQFEGKPLLQRHRMVNTCLATELKEIHAFEQKTLTPEQWEKQKPQ, from the exons ATGGCAATTACCATGGATCACATTCGGGAAAAACTGATAGCAGAAATTGGTGCAATACACGTG GACGTAGAAGACACATCTCCCAACAGATGTGCTACAAGCTTTAAGGTGCTTGTGGTGTCACCTCAGTTTGAAGGAAAACCACTGTTACAGAGACACAG aATGGTGAACACTTGCTTGGCTACTGAGCTGAAGGAGATACATGCCTTTGAGCAGAAGACCTTAACGCCAGAGCAGTGGGAAAAGCAGAAACCGCAGTGA
- the LOC113657329 gene encoding zinc finger protein 16-like, translating into MQTRRCLSALAVSGEVSLSFQDELAATIHRAFEVAVEIAVVEVSKLVSQALGDVRDQMQETLRENTFLKTRLQSAELELDTVRKGRKSKSDDDQPQSASCPQTKCESRSTLKATNSPTAQEAEKMCRYDSGSERQDESFCEIREDGSVRSRDLGSASSSVQCCDQKSGPTHESLIPENQQMAQHSQDIHSDQNPPSVEQPVCKKEENLEPQLDDVSGEDDGNDETHLDEDDDDDDDDDDDDDDDDDIRPSCSFNSEHDEEFEPDRLSLVQSKLLEDWRPDPEAPQSNQKENANAGPSRILDTPGMISAPVGGNPGFSASFDALYQSVARTHLVHTAPPNDDVQMRTNVPTRVHQCKICGHSFSRASDLRRHHSHRHRVRAANPAKTGSEGRPVKQQLFPPGCSPYHCNECGRDFNRMENLKTHLRIHTGERPYSCSVCGVRFRHSGALTRHFRIHTGEKPYVCGQCGKRFRNCGGLRFHQKSHTTDRHMVLNCV; encoded by the exons TCACAGAGCCTTCGAGGTGGCAGTAGAGATCGCGGTGGTGGAGGTCAGTAAGTTAGTGAGCCAGGCGCTGGGCGATGTGCGGGATCAGATGCAGGAGACATTGAGGGAAAACACGTTCCTCAAAACGCGCCTGCAGTCCGCTGAGCTCGAGCTGGACACCGTGAGGAAAGGCAGAAAGAGCAAAAGCGATGATGATCAGCCTCAAAGCGCTTCCTGTCCCCAGACCAAGTGTGAGAGCAGATCCACGCTGAAAGCGACCAACAGTCCGACAGCTCAGGAGGCTGAGAAGATGTGCAGATATGACAGCGGCTCTGAGCGTCAGGACGAGTCTTTCTGTGAAATCCGTGAGGATGGAAGTGTTCGCTCACGTGACTTGGGCTCAGCATCCTCATCAGTGCAGTGCTGCGATCAAAAGTCAg GTCCAACACATGAATCTCTTATACCAGAGAATCAACAGATGGCCCAACACAGCCAAGATATACACAGTGATCAGAATCCACCATCTGTTGAGCAGCCAGTCTGCAAGAAAGAGGAGAACCTAGAACCACAGCTGGATGATGTTTCTGGTGAAGATGATGGGAATGATGAGACTCATCTGGACGaagatgacgacgatgatgacgacgacgatgacgacgacgacgacgatgatgacaTTAGACCAAGCTGTAGCTTTAACTCAGAGCATGATGAAGAGTTTGAGCCAGACAGACTTTCTCTGGTTCAGTCTAAACTGTTGGAGGACTGGAGACCTGACCCAGAGGCACCACAGAGCAATCAGAAGGAGAATGCAAATGCTGGACCCAGCCGTATTCTTG ATACTCCAGGCATGATCTCCGCCCCTGTCGGTGGTAATCCCGGCTTTTCAGCCTCCTTCGATGCTCTCTACCAATCAGTAGCCAGAACTCACCTTGTCCATACTGCTCCTCCAAACGACGATGTCCAGATGAGGACAAATGTCCCGACCAGGGTTCACCAGTGCAAAATCTGCGGCCACTCATTTAGTCGGGCAAGTGATCTTCGCAGACATCATAGTCACCGGCACAGAGTGAGGGCGGCTAACCCGgctaaaacaggaagtgaggggAGACCCGTCAAACAGCAGCTGTTTCCTCCAGGCTGTAGCCCATATCACTGCAACGAATGTGGACGGGACTTCAACCGCATGGAAAACTTAAAGACACACTTGCGCATACACACCGGAGAACGTCCGTACTCCTGTTCTGTATGCGGGGTGCGGTTCCGGCACTCAGGGGCACTCACACGCCACTTCCGTATCCACACGGGTGAAAAGCCGTACGTTTGCGGGCAGTGCGGGAAACGTTTCCGGAACTGCGGCGGCCTGCGCTTCCACCAGAAATCCCACACTACAGATAGACACATGGTTTTGAATTGTGTTTGA